In the Malaclemys terrapin pileata isolate rMalTer1 chromosome 12, rMalTer1.hap1, whole genome shotgun sequence genome, one interval contains:
- the NOP10 gene encoding H/ACA ribonucleoprotein complex subunit 3 produces the protein MFLQYYLNAQGDRVYTLKKVDPSGQLTCSAHPARFSPDDKYSRHRITIKKRFGVLMTQQPQAIL, from the exons ATGTTCCTGCAGTATTATCTCAACGCGCAGGGTGACAGGGTCTACACCCTCAAG AAAGTGGATCCCTCTGGCCAGCTGACCTGCTCCGCACACCCTGCCCGCTTCTCCCCGGATGACAAGTACTCCCGCCACCGCATCACCATCAAGAAACGCTTCGGCGTCCTGATGACCCAGCAGCCGCAGGCCATCCTGTGA